Sequence from the Pseudomonas sp. LS.1a genome:
ATCAGCGTGCCGACCGCGCGCCCGCGCTGGTGTGGCTCGCTGAGGCTCGCGGCCATGGGCACGAGGATTTGCGCCAATACCGAGAACAGCCCGGTCAGCGCCGTGCCAAGGATCAGCCAGGGCAGGCTCGGTGCGCAGGCACTGATGACCAGGCCCAGGGTGGAAATGGCGGTCATTACGGTGATCAGCCGGCGCTGCTCGAACAGGTCGCCCAGCGGCGCCAGCAGCAACAGGCCGGCGCCATAGCTGAGCTGCGCGGCAATGACGATGCTGCCGGCACTGGCGGTGCTCAGGCCGAACTGCTGGGCAATGCTGTGCAGCAGCGGTTGCGCGTAATAGTTACTGGCTACGGCCAGGCCGGTGGCGGTGGCCATCAGCAGGATCAGGGCACGGCTGAGCGTGGGGGTGTTCATGCAGTTCTCGTGGCGGGCAGGAGTAAAGGGGGGATTATCGGAAAGTGTCGGGCACTACATCAATGCATTGTGTGGCAGAGCCTGTGCCGGCCTATTCGCGGGCATGCCCGCTCCCACAGCGATCGCGCAGTACCTGTGGGAGCGGGCGCGCCCGCGAAGAGGCCGGAACACGGAACCCTTCAATCAGGCAGCAAACCCGCCATCGACCGTCAGGCTGGCCCCAGTGACATACCCCGCCTCAGGCCCCGCCAGGTAAGCCACGAAGCTGGCAATCTCATCCGCCTCGCCATACCGCCCGATCGCCATCAGCGGGATCAGGCTGTCAGCGAACTCGCCGCTGGCCGGGTTCATGTCGGTGTCCACCGGCCCTGGCTGAACGTTGTTCACGGTAATGCCCTTCGGCCCCAGGTCACGGGCCATGCCGCGGGTCAGGCCGACCAGCGCCGACTTGCTCATGGCATAGGGGGCGCCACCGGCAAACGGCATGCGCTCTGCGTTGGTGCTGCCAATGTTGATGATGCGCCCGCCTTGGCCCATGTAGCGGGCCGCGGCCTGGCTGGCGACGAATACGCTGCGCACGTTCACCGCCAGCATGTGGTCGAAGTCGGCCAGGTCGAATTCGGTCACCGGCGCTACCGCCAGTACACCGGCGTTGTTGACCAGGATATCCAGTCGGCCGAAGGCCTTCACGGTGTCATCCACAGCCAGTTGCACGGCTGCCGCGTCGGCACTGTCGGCCCGCAGGGCCAGGGCTTTGCCGCCGTTGTCGGTAATTTCCTGAACCAGCGCCTGCGCCGGGCCGGCGGAGCTGACATAGGTGAAGGCCACCTGTGCGCCTTCGCGGGCCAGGCGTCGCACGATGGCTGCACCGATGCCGCGGGAACCGCCCTGTACCAGGGCGACTTTGCCTTCGAGGGTGTGTTGTTTGGACATGCTGATCTCCTGCTGGAAGCCAGGCCGGAATGCCTTGGATGGGCGCAGTATCGGCGCTTGATTACCTGCTGATAAGATGGCAATCACTATTAGCAGAGTAAACCTTTGGTTGCTAATCATGGCCATGGAATCGTTCAATGCGTTGGAATGCTTCATCCGCAGTGCCGAGGTCGGCAGTTTTGCCGAGGCCGCCAGGCGCCTCAGCATTACCCCGGCTGCCGTGGGCAAGCATGTTGCCCAGCTGGAAGCACGCCTGGGGGTGCGGTTGTTCCAGCGTAGTACCCGCAAGCTGACCCTGACCGAAGCGGGGCAGCGATTTCTGGGGGAGGTCAGTGACAGCTTCCGCACCATCCAGTACGCCGTGGCTAACCTGGCCAGCAGCGAAGGCCAGCCGGCCGGGTTGTTGCGGGTGAGCATGGGCACGGTATTCGGGCGCTTGTATGTTTTGCCCTTGCTGGGAGAGTTCCTGCGTCGCTACCCGGCCATTACCCCGGACTGGCATTTCGACAACCGTCAGGTCGACCTGATCGGCCAGGGCTTCGATGCGGCGATTGGCGGTGGCTTCGAACTGCCGCCAGGGGTGGTGGCGCGCAAGCTGACCCCGGCGCACCGGGTGCTGGTGGCGGCGCCGGCGTACCTGGGGCGACACGCGCCGATTGACGACCCGCAGGTATTGCAACGGCATGACGGTATCCTGATCCGCTCGCCGCAGACCGGGCGGGTGCGCTCATGGCCGTTGACCAGCCGCTGGCAGGTGCAGCAGCCTTTGCAGTTGCGCCAGGCGATGACCATGAGCGATTCGGATGCGGCTTGCGCGGTGGCCGAGCAGGGCTTGGGGATTGCCCTGGTGAGCCTGCCGTTTGCCGTGCCGTACCTGGAGGGCGGGCGGCTGCGGCGGGTGCTGCCGGACTGGTATGTGGACGATGGGTATATCAGCCTGTATTTCGCCGAGCACAAGCTGCTGCCGGGCAAGACCCGGGCGTTTATCGACTTTGTGGTGGAGCAGTTTGCCGAGCAGGGGTTGGCGCGGCGGTTCGATGCCTTGCAAACCCTTTAGATGTGTATTGCCGGCGATTGGGCCCGGTCAGGCAACATCGACTATGAATAGTGCCTGTGCCCCCAGGCTCACCTCATCATCAACCTTCTTGCCGAGCAACTGCTGCCCCAGCGGCGAGCGCGGGGTAATCACCGTCACCAGCCCGGCCCCCTCGCCAATCTTCAGCCCCGCCGCCTCAGGCCCAAGGAACAACCGGCGCTGGCTGCCATCCTCGTCTTCCAGGGTTACCAGGTTGCTGATCTGCACCCCACGCGCCGGGTCATAATCGCGCAGCAGCAGTTGCTGGTAAGTCTGCAGTGCCATGCGAATCTCGGCGCTGCGGCGGGCCTGGCCGGTGGCCAGGTACGAGGCTTCCAGGCCAAGGGTGTCATACTTGTTCTCGGCGATGTTCTCTTCAGCAGTGGCGGCTTCGTACGCGGTTTGCGCCGCGCGGGTCAGCACATCCAGGTCATGCTCGAGGGTGGCGACGATCTGCGCCAGCAAGTGGGGCTTGTTCATGGTCAGTAACAGAACTCCAGCACGTTGGCCTGGCTTTTGTCGGTAGGCGCAGTGCGGTTCTGCTGCAGCCAGAACTGGCACTTGGGGCTGTTGAGGTTGTGCGGGTTGCCCTGGGCGGCCTCGGCGGCCTGTTGCAGTTCCTGCTTGTGCAGGATGTCCTTGTAGCGTTCGAACATCTCCGCCTGGGCATCCGCCACAGGGGCTGGCGCTGGCGGCGTGGCAGGCCGGTACGCGCTGGGGGCCACGGCCTGGGCCAGTGGCTGTACCTGCTGTGGCCACAGTTGCAGGGCCAGCCACAGGCTGGCGGCGATGGCCACGGCGCCCAGCCACAGGCCAAAGGCAACGCACAGGATCAACGGCAACGGCTTGAGGGCGATCTTCAGTTCACGGTGGCGCGGCATGGCAGCTTCCTGGCAGGTGGATCGGGGTGCATTGTCGCATGCGTCTGGGCATTTTTCCGCGCAGGTGCTTTTGTCAGCGACAATTTATGCGCAAAATGCGCGGTTTTTCCGCCGGGCGAGGGCAGGGCACATGAAAGCCACCTGGGACATCTTCTGCAGTGTCGTCGACAACTACGGCGATATAGGCGTGACCTGGCGCCTGGCCCGGCAGCTGGTGGCCGAGCACGGGCTGGCAGTGCGCCTGTGGGTGG
This genomic interval carries:
- a CDS encoding 3-oxoacyl-ACP reductase family protein; protein product: MSKQHTLEGKVALVQGGSRGIGAAIVRRLAREGAQVAFTYVSSAGPAQALVQEITDNGGKALALRADSADAAAVQLAVDDTVKAFGRLDILVNNAGVLAVAPVTEFDLADFDHMLAVNVRSVFVASQAAARYMGQGGRIINIGSTNAERMPFAGGAPYAMSKSALVGLTRGMARDLGPKGITVNNVQPGPVDTDMNPASGEFADSLIPLMAIGRYGEADEIASFVAYLAGPEAGYVTGASLTVDGGFAA
- a CDS encoding LysR family transcriptional regulator is translated as MAMESFNALECFIRSAEVGSFAEAARRLSITPAAVGKHVAQLEARLGVRLFQRSTRKLTLTEAGQRFLGEVSDSFRTIQYAVANLASSEGQPAGLLRVSMGTVFGRLYVLPLLGEFLRRYPAITPDWHFDNRQVDLIGQGFDAAIGGGFELPPGVVARKLTPAHRVLVAAPAYLGRHAPIDDPQVLQRHDGILIRSPQTGRVRSWPLTSRWQVQQPLQLRQAMTMSDSDAACAVAEQGLGIALVSLPFAVPYLEGGRLRRVLPDWYVDDGYISLYFAEHKLLPGKTRAFIDFVVEQFAEQGLARRFDALQTL
- a CDS encoding GreA/GreB family elongation factor, translating into MNKPHLLAQIVATLEHDLDVLTRAAQTAYEAATAEENIAENKYDTLGLEASYLATGQARRSAEIRMALQTYQQLLLRDYDPARGVQISNLVTLEDEDGSQRRLFLGPEAAGLKIGEGAGLVTVITPRSPLGQQLLGKKVDDEVSLGAQALFIVDVA